The Cryptococcus deuterogattii R265 chromosome 3, complete sequence genome has a segment encoding these proteins:
- a CDS encoding endoribonuclease L-PSP has protein sequence MSDLTYCNYKGWGEKAQSSFHYSQAVRVGDTIQCSGQGGWANEGKFEFYKEINAQIDQAFENVQSALTAAGGKGWDQVFRVNSYHVPLNNEALEAMVRNFRKWMPNHQPLWTCVGVTRLGEDDMRVEIEVQAYDPVKKD, from the exons ATGTCCGATTTGACCTACTGCAACTACAaaggatggggagaaaAAGCCCAAAGTTCTTTTCACTACTCTCAAGCCGTTCGAGTGGGTGACACAATTCAATGCTCTGGTCAAG GTGGATGGGCGAACGAAGGGAAATTTGAGTTTTATAAGGAGATCAACGCCCAGATTGACCAGGCTTTCGAGAACGTTCAATCGGCTTTGACAGCCGCCGGCGGCAAGGGCTGGGACCAA GTTTTCAGAGTGAACTCCTACCATGTCCCTCTCAACAACGAGGCTTTGGAAGCCATGGTCCGCAACTTCCGCAAGTGGATGCCGAACCACCAGCCTCTGTGGACTTGTGTCGGCGTTACTCGattgggagaggatgatatgagggttgagattgaggttcAAGCGTACGACCCTGTTaagaaggattga